GCTCTGGTGCTTCTTTGCCATCAAATCCTTCCTACATTtattacctgttttttttcagaagaaatccCAGTCCTGCCTGGGAACCCATTTTTGCAGGATGTCCCTCTGTGACAAGCGGCGAGTGGGTGCTGTGCGTGCGCCAGCTGAAGACAGCGCCCACTCACTCAAGCTGTTATGCATATTACGGTGCTGACACATCCCAACCCTCCCGCAGAGTAACTGTCTTTGCCGAGCAGATtgggaaaaaatacatagatTCCATCCTGCCTTTACATTTTCCTACATGGTATCTGAATCCTCAACACTTCTATACTTCTCTACCtctcttttcaggaaaaagaaacacaaaaaagtaAATGCTATGGTAAAAAATACTCACTGAGTGTGGCTTGGGGCAGGCAGCTTGGCTTTTGCACAAAGGGTTCCTCGGTGACTAATTTGGAGTATCTGACAATCAGTCACTGAATTGTCTTGAGGTTGTACGTGCAAGACATTTGTCTCACTCACCGCTCTGGTTTCGAGTCTCTTAGTTCAGGTTCAGTTTGGTGGTCACTTCAAGTTCGCAAGAGGAAGTGAAGCATTAGACTGAGGTACCACAAATCCAAAAGCAGAAGGGACTGAAGGAGAGGCAGCAAGAACTGCAGATGTGTACAGCTCAGGGCAGGTGATGGACATGCAGCTTCATGAGAACACACTTCAGTCCCCGTCCTCCCCTCACGGCAGACTGATCCAAACAGTCATTACGTGAGAAGTTAAGACccagagaatgaaagaaaagtttgggttggaagggacctcaaagcccatccgcTTCcagtccctgccatgggcagtgggacacctcccactggactgGGGAtctcaaagtctcatccaacctggccttgaacccctccagggatggggcagccatcactgctctgggcaacctgggccagggactccccactctcacagcaaaacatttctccctaaattctcatctcaatctcccctctttcagctgaaaactgatcccctcatcctatcccctcCTGTGGGCTGGATCTCATCCTGAGGAGctaccagcagcagctctgagtAACCATGCTGGGTGTTACTGGTGCTGCCAGGGGCTGCAGGTTAGCAGGGATCTCGTCAGCAAAGGGCTACTCCAACCAACCTGCTTTTCACAGCTGCTCCCTTCCAAAGCACataaaaaacacacagcagGGATTGCTTTCAGCTGGCACCCTTGCCCCACTCACTCCGAAAGCATATTTgcatccttccttttcctccagagCACCATGGCAATCATTGTTCCCTGCCCCAGGATCAGTGGTTTTAAGGGTATGCAGAGCAACTTCTTTACAACTAGCGAAGGAAGAGAAAGTTCAGTCTCATCACACTCAAAACTGTTCACAATTCAGAGTGCTTAGCTTCAAGGTCGCAATTCAGCTTTGCACCAGAAAGATTTACCCAGGATCTGGCCCACTGTTGGCAAAGCAGGTGCAGCTGAAGGCAAACattctgcagaaaacaagagCCATTCATGTCCACAAAGAACTTGGGTGATGCATTATTGCTGAAAGTGGAACAAGAAAGCCACTTCCTCAAGGCTGCACATACCACCAACATCCTTTCTCAGGAAAGTTTTGGTTGGGAGAGACATTGTGTCATCAGGAAGCACGAGCTTGTTCAATACTGCTTTATAGTAGATAGGAAAAAACCAGATTTCTTTGTCTGGAGACACAGACCCACAGCTTATACTGCTTTGCAGCCAGAACTTCAGCACAGGGCTGTGGTGCGTGTTCCCTGTGAGTTAAATCTGttccctgaacacagccatCATTGCAATTCCTACAGCTAAGCAACAACTCAGGATGACATTGGGGAGTTCCGCTCTATTTAGCCATATTTAGCCCAATAAAGAAATGCACAGCCcagaatgaaacaaagcaatttaTTGGTAATGGCACAAAGTCAACAGTGAACTGATAAGCGAAAGGAAACTGTTTGACCAATGCCGCatacaggaaggaaggagaaagcagcagctgttgaGGCATTGAGCAGCCATGAATTCCACTGCTCTCTGCCATCCACTGTCAGAGAAGGCTGGTGGAAGAGAAAGCACTCTTTCTTACCAGGCAGTAACAACGCATGCTTAGCCGTTTCCCTAAACCGGTACctaaaagagaggaggaacatGACTGCTCTTCCAAACACGGAACATACCTTTGGACACTGCTTGAGTCAATGGCTGAGGTAGATGGGGTTGTGTTTCCCCAGATACAGAGTCcccattttcatttctcttttcaaaaaacTTGTTTTGTGTGAATTGTGCTTTACTTCCACAAGGAGAAGTACCCAGTAATGCAGCAGCTGGACAACTATTAAATAAGGAAGGATAAAACCCAACAATGTACGATAATGTTACTGTGCGTGACTTAAAAACAGAaccagaaaacagcaggaacaaAACGGTGATCCTGTAATTAAGCGGCAGATTAAACCAAGAAACAGTTAAACAGCAGCAGGTTCTCCTCGCTCCGAGACAAAGGATGCCATGTAACAACTTAATCAAACTGTTTTAAGTCCTTAGCGAATACATTCCAAACAAATTGAGAAGGACATATTGTCAATGCCCAACCACCACCTTAGAGAGCTGGGACCACTGTCCCCTGTGCTTCACGCAAATTGAATTCACCGATGCAAGACAGGAGGGAAGTCAccaataacaaaagaaacaaatctgcAAGTTGGAGTGCTGGTAGGAAACCGGAGTGCTGGCAGGATACCGGCTGCAGCACGGCCATAGGCACTGAGGGTTCTGCAGGCACGGAGAAGTGAGGTTaagagattcttttttttccccattaaatGAGAAAGGCATCAAAAATTATGATTTTGTGCTTAAATAAAAGTGAACTATCCCATCTTCCATATTCTTCAAGTCtacaagagcagagcaggtcCTTTAATCTGCACGGGTTTTCCAGCAGCCTTCACTCCTATCTAGCCATGATTTCAGTGCtgtgattttgttctttatcCATAGCTTTGCTCTCTCATCAGTACAGGTCTTCCTCATCTGTGTCCTAAACAAGGAGTATGGAAAGAGAAATTGAGACTATGTATAGAGACATCAATAAAACTATGTGTTCGACAAAACATTGAGTCTGTTGGGCTTCTGACAAGAGCTTAAATGCCTTCCAAAATGCTGCTGTACTGGAATCAGCCACAGGACTTGTAGTCATGAAGCGCTTGCACCTAAATCTGTTTGACTTACTGCAGATACAGGTCAATCGCCACTGCATAACCAGCACCTGAAATGTGTTTAAGAGAAGTAGCAGCTACACCTCAAGCAAAAGATGAGCCATAAAGCACAAACAGCCATCTTCTTCCAAAGCACCGCCAGTCCCCACAGAGAAGGCCCAGAGCAGCACAAGGTGGTGGTTTTCAGCTACAACCAACCATACGTTCCCAGATCCCCGTCATCTGTTGTTTTAACCTCAGGAATCATTGGATGGCGTCCCCACAATCCAGCTCTACAGCTCTTGACTTGAAAGCAATTCAAACACAACAGCTTTACAAGGAAAACCTCACTCACTTTCCAGCCATTACAAGTCCAAACAGATTTTCACTGGGTTTGCATTTTAACTATTTAGCTACATATTAAGCCTTAAAAAGTACATTATAGAAACCACAAAAATGTAGAGTCATGAAAGTGAGTGAGACAGGATGTTTAGGGATGTGGTAAGCTAAAAGTTTTGGTGTCAGAGAGCAAAGTATCAGATGACAAAACAATACGAAAGCAGCAGAATTATCATGTTcacatttcccttctctccaaggatgaaatgttttccattttttaagatCTCCAACCTCCTAACAGCATTTTTCTCACCAAACTGGGGCTCCCACCCTTTCCCACCTCTCCACCTGCAGGAACGCAGTGGTgcttccctgctccccagcacgGCACTCGCAGCAGCCTTTCCATCTCCCATCACAACCCATCCTTTTCCATAAAGCATTTCTGACTTTCTGCTCCTCTCAAAACTCTTTTTCCTCATATTGCTGCACTGCCACTGCTGTGCCTTATGTAGAACTGTAAATAATTCACATGAAACTTGCATAATGGCTTGTTTTCCATTCTGCACCTAAGAAAGCATAGAAACCATCAGCACACGCCTGTctgaaggcattgagtgcattTTAAACCACTGGCATTAGAACAGAGAATCAAACAACACATTTTCAATCAACACATATTTAAATCCTCCTTAATGTACTTCCTGACCATGCATAAAAGATGCAAAGGTGTGTCTGAGGTCAGCTTGCTCTGTAGGACATCAGGAAACAACTAAACACACTCATATTAGGCATGTTTGTGAGCTGGCTCTGGAATGTGCCACACTTACTGTTGTGGTTGCTAACACCAGCACACAGAATGCAGAGGCACCTTTTACAAAACAAGTACAGCAAGTGGCAAAAACATTCAGTAGGTCCGGTGCAGTCCATTTGACTAAAAGGTTTACTGAACAAGCAGAAGACAACCCTcctttacaaagcaaaacaaacaaaaagccagaaacaagcaaacaacaaGAGCTGAGCAGGATTATTGTAATGAAAACAGCCTAAGTAGGAGGACTTCCAAAATAGAGGCCATGCTGCACACTGCCATCTTTGCAAGAAACACAGCGGGCCGAGGTATCGCTGCTGCCATTCCTCACCACAGCACTGTCAATCCCAAACTAGTTTTGGGGAGCCTTTAAACTCCACAGAACAGCAGCTGACCTGTAATATTCtgaattttcatctgaaaacatcAGCTTTAATTTcaataaagttaaataaaagaTCAATGTGGCAGATCTCAAGACAGCTTTCCCCACCACTGAGGCAGTATGACCAGCAGTTCTCACTCCCTAGAGCCTGTGGGTGGAAACCAACAAGGAGCACAACTGAAACATTTGGGACATCACATTGATTGACATCCAGAGGTGTTGCGACAAGCTCCACCTGCTGCCCTTAGCACCTTCGCTGAGCACCAAAGCTGACAAAACCACTTATGAAAACACCAGCTTTCACTTACCACACAGTTCAGACACCACTCTCTGAGTCTTCCCAAGCAGTTGCCTGCCCCCGTCTGCTCAGGCCTACAGAAAAAACATGGGATTAGGTTGGACTTTGCCCCCAACACACATACTGGTATCTCCTGCGGACTGGGAATTCTAGTGTTACCATGCTGAATGGAAGGCCTTTCATTGTGATTAAAAGCCTTTGACTCTGCAGAGTAAAcgcagaaagaataaaaactgcCAGGTCTCTTATCCTGAATGCAGGTATTTCACTGCAATGCTATGAAGAACACAAGAGTTGCTATGTGGCTGGCAAATTTTACAGTGCTGATCAGAACACTGTACTAAAAACCCATTCTGCAAGAAATTATTGTACTGAAATATCACAAACCCAGGTGTAGCTCCAGAAGCAGCAGTGTTACTTTACCATTCTCACTACTGCCCCTTTCCAGAACAGAATCCTTTCCCATTTAGAGGGCAATTCAGTCTCCAAGGCCCATTCAGTACTTGGTGCCTCTACTCAGGCTGCCACAGGGGAACCAGTTAACAttgttcagtttggttttttgtcACAGACACTTCAGACCAAAATGCCCACATACGCAAAATATCTTGCTGATTTAGGCTGAAATTAATCTCACTACAGAAGTGAAAGTCTGCCTAACCCTGAAGCGCTCAGTCCCACTGCCTCAcacaaatgacagaaaaggGGGCTGTACAGCACTCAGTTTATGCTCCAAAATGGGGATTTTCCAAAGATCTCCAACTGCTGGCTAAGTTATGCTCACAGAAAAGTAGATTCCAGACTGAAATGCAGGTGCTGCACTACATAACGAAGGGCAGTGGAGAAACTCTCCTTTGGCTTGTGTCAACTGGCCAAGGTGGAAATACAGGATTTAGGTTGAACTTACTCATCAGAGACTTCGATGGAGGATTTCTTACagccagacttttttttctccttcagcactCCAAATTTCCTTCGCATCCTCACCAGCAGCACAATGACCACAATGACGGAAGGGAGAAATACTACGATGGACAGCAGTGTTGCTGAAGTTAGCTGGAAGGAGAAGCCTGCAGGAAAGACAGAGAGCAGCGCAGCTGTACCAGCAGTAAAATATGGCTTTCCTAAGCCTCTGTGACAAATGTTCATCCAGGACACAAGTTGCTGGCCTTGTCACATaaagcacagagctggcagattTGAAACAGTTTGTCATCAAATCTGTAGGATTCTTATCACATACCCAACATAGTGTGGTGCTTTATATGCAAAACAACTACAAAGACAGGTCACAACACAGTTCTACCAGCAGGACTGAAATGCAAATCTGGGGCAGGACACGCAAGTAAGGCAGAAGAGGGAATGAAGTATTACTGAGAATAAGTTATTTTCAGATCAGTATTTCCTAAATGTCTTGCTTGTTCTACTGCTGCAATATGTGGAGACTGAACTCCTGAACAAATGCACATCTTTGATTTCTGTTAACACCACAGCTTCCTCTCTCCGTTCCTGCCCCAATAGTTCTCGGTATTTAGCTCGGGAAGAAGGGCTGAGGTAACTTGCTGGAATTCTTAAATGGAACTACAGGGAATCCATCCCATAGGTGATGCTCAGACTTTCAAGATCCTGACAAAGCTGCAGTGCGGCTGTGTCGCAGAGATGAGGCCATGCTACTGAAGCGGAGACTCACCCCTCTCTGTGACTATCAGCGTTGTCTGGGGAATGTTATGGTACACGTCTGGAGGGTTCTTCACACTGCAGATGAACGTCCCGTTGTCACTAAGCACTGGACTTTGGATAGCAATGGAAGCATCACCCTTGGCAATATTCCCAACCCAGGATATCCTGTCTTTGAACTTTCCTACTGTCGTTGGGTATGGAACTGACTGGTAATGAAAAACCTACATGGAAGCAAAGACAATAAATGCGTCAATAAAACACATGTCTaagaaagcaaagtaaataGCTCCTTGGATTGTAAACAAAGGAATACATATTATGAAGCTCCTTATAGAGGAGAGCTTTTCAAGTTCCTATTCGGTAATTCTGAGTCAGTCCCATTTCATCAGCTCTCCAACACTTTTATCTACCAGCCTCAGCTCCCAGATGTCACCACCATCTTCTGGTGACCAACTTGTTCCCCTCTGCAGATCTTCAGCTGAGAAGCAGAGCAGGCTTCATGCCCCGTGCAGGACAGAATGCCACAGCTCTTCAAGTTGTCCTTCTTGCACTTTTGCCCTTGCTGTCCTGTGAGTAGAGACTTAGAGCCCTCATTTCACACAAGCAGCACCCTTCTGTTCCAGATACAAGGACACTCGTAAGAGTTCAGACTCAGTGGGCTCTCAGACTTAGGTATTTATGcttatatttcaaaatgctgccAACAAACAGCAAATAACAGACAGTAAACTTAGAGGCTGTCATCAGATTGTCACCGTACACACGTTCTTGCCACTCAAAGATGTATCAGCACGGGTTGCACGACAGAACTGTCAGGGCACAGCTGCCTTCAAGAAAGCCCCGAATCAAACACTTTACAGTCATTGTATCCGTAGGTACAGTGTACAGTGCAGCACTTGTGCCAAAACCCAGTTTATCTGTTTTATCGTCATTATGCTCTATTTACACAGAGTAATTTTTGTGAAAAGAACCCTAATGCAATTACATGCGGGAAAGGAAATGACAATGAAGAGACCCAAACCCAAAAGGGACGAAGGAGAATATCAGAATTTCGGCTGGCACAGAGGCCTGGTCTGTCTCTACTAGTAAAAGACTGTTCCACTTACTGTTTCCATCTGACCCCCTGTGAGGGGTCGGTATGTCCAGTCTACTGTGAGCCTCTCGCTGATGGGAAGACTGGATGTGAATGAGCATTTCAGCGATGCTTGTTCCCCAATGTAAGCTCGCACTTTAGCACTGGCTTTGATTTCCAGGGAAAGAACATTACAGACACCTGATGGAACAAGCACAATGAAGGAGGATTAGCTTCTCGTTTTTctgtgaggagcagcagtgGTGATGTCCAACAGGTGAGGTCAACCTCTGCCCAAAGCCTGAAGCACAGCCACAACCCCTTCCCTCACGAGgtaatgcaaagaaaagcagacaacTTTGCATAGCTATTCTTTGTTTGGATTAGCTCAAATTAAAGTATTTATCTGGAAAATACCAAGAGCCTACAGATATTTAGATGCAGCAATAAAGAGCTGAAAAGGGAGTCAGATGGCTCTCTGAGGAGTTGCAAAGTACTAGCTTTAGAGTACTTCACACAGTTCTGGTGCTGGTATCCAGCCCAGAGCAAACACACCAGGCCAAGAGCTACCCTGCTGCAGCAATTGTCACGGCAATATCATTCTGCTCTAATTGTCCCACCTGACTCTGCTGTGCTGGCTAAGGAGGAACAGGCACCAGTTTTTATCCAGATTTACCAATTCCCAGCCCTGGACAGCGAGGGAACAAGCAAGGGGCTGTGTTCAACCCTCAGctctcccactgctcccagATCCTCACAGTGCATTGCGGAGAGGgaggaatcatagaacgatagaatggtttgacctcaaagcccatacctctgctatgggcagggacacctcccactggatcagggggctcaaagctccatccaacctggccttcaacacctccatggatggggcagcatcggccagggcctcaacaccctcatcatgatgaatttcttcctaatgtctaatctaaatcttcgccctttcaatttaaagccattctccctcctcctatcactccatgccctccccagctttcctggagcccctttcagtactggaagctgctctaagctctccccacagccttctcttcttcaggctgaacgaccccatctctcttagcctgtcctcatatgggaggtgctctaggCCTCAGATCATTAAATATTGAAACCATGGAGCCATTATGATATTTAACCAAACTAAAACCCCtcggcctcctctggaccgtccaacagctccatctcctctttaCATTGGGGATTCCAGCATTGGACTCAATTATTCCAATTTGAGGTggggaaaggcagcaaaaagaGGTGGTTACAGAAACAGacacctgttcagcacagatcacactgaacacaagacagTAGGATCCTCAAAGAATGATCAGCATCTGGAAATAAACactgtttcaaagaaaacacGCTCTCGGAGGGACATTCTCTAAAACTTTCAAAAGATAATATTACTAGATGGACCTCTACTTTagtttaaatcaaaaatattccgctttttgtaacagaaattCCTCCTATCACCATTCCCAGCTCCTCACAGGGTAGAGGGGAGAGGGAACGACCATAGGGGCTGGGGCTGCGTTCGCCCCACCGCTCTCCCACCGTTCCCAGCCCCtcacagcagcaccaggagaGGGAACAAGCCAGTGACTGCGGCTCTGCTCACCCCGCAGCTCTCTCGTTGTTCCAAACCCCTCACAGCGCACCCACATCCTCCCCTCTCCGCCATCAGAGCCCGTCTACACCGCCCCCCGAAGGGAGGCGGCCCCGTTACCGAGCAGCAGAAGCACCAAGACCCGCTGagaatggaggaggaggaggctgagggagccgCCGCCGtcgccgcccgccccgccgcgaCGCATCCCGGCCGCCCTCAGCACCCCAACATGGCGGCCGCGGCACCACAGGTGAGGGCGGGGCGGGACAAGATGGCGACCGCGCGCAGGTGAGGGCGGGACAAGATGGTGGTCGCGCGCAGGTGAGGGTGGGGTGGGACAAGATGGCGGCCGCACGCAGGTGAGGGTGGGGCTGGCGCTGGCTAAGATGGTGGCCGCGCCGCACCTGGATGCGGTTCAGGCACTGCCAGGCTCTCAGATGCCAGTTGGATGCTTTCTGGGTGCCTTTTGGGGCAGAACCTCCTCATTTGAGTTGCCTTTTGCGCCTCCTGCCTCACAACACTTCTCTCAGAACCCTTTTGAGTGCTTTTTGGGGCAGAACCCTGTCATTTGAGGTGCCCTTTGCACCTCCTGCCTCACAGTGCATCTGCTGGAACTCATTTGGGTGCTTTTTAGGGCAAAATCCCCTCATTTGAGGTGCCCTTTGCACCTCCCACCTCCCAGTACATGTCCCAGAACCTGTTTGGGTGCTTTTTGGTGCTTTTAGGGCAGAACCTCCTCATTTGAGGTGCCCTTTATATATCTCCCAACTCACAGCACATCTCTCAGAACCCAGCTGGGTGCTTTCTGGGTGCTTCTCCGGGCAGAACCTCCTCATCTGAGGTGCCTTTTGCCTCTTCCACTCTATTGTGTGTCTCCTGGAACCCAgttgggtgggttttggtgCAGAACTCCCTCATTTGAGGTGCTCCTCATTGTCTCCCGACTCACAGCACATCTCTCTGAACCCACTTGGGTGCTTTTCAGTGTAGAAACCCCTCATTTGAGGTGTTCTTCACATTTCCCAGCACCCAGGTGGGTGTTTTTTTAGGGCAGAGACCCTCTTATTTGAGGTGACCTTTGCATGTCCCACCTCACGCAGCCTATCACGCTGTCACAACTGTCCACAAGGCACCTTTATTTACAACCCAGACGATAAAAAACAGACGCGTACAAACAGATAACGCAGCCAGCGCATTACGTGTGGAGTTATAAAGCCATAAAGATACTCTTTAAACAAACAGGCTGGGAGTTTAATTCGGTTAAATACTGTAACAGCTCCATGGTTTCAATATTTggtgatcccagggctggagcacctcctatatgaggacaggctgagagagttggggttgttcagcctggagaagagaaggttctggggagaccttagaagagcttccagcgctgaaaggggctccaggaaagctgggaaggggctctggatcacagagtgcagggataggacaagggtgaacagttttcagctgaaagaggggagattgagatattATCTCGGGAAGAAGTGTTTCCCTGTGAtgttggggaggccctggaccaggttgcccatccctggaggggttcaaggccaggttggatggggcttggagcccctgatccagtgggaggtgtccctgcccatggcagggggtgtgggactggatgggcttttttTAGGTCCCTCCCAAcacaaagcattccatgatgATATGAAATCTGTGGAAGTAGAGGATACAATGCTAAGCGAGTGCATCATTTGCAGGGGTGAGAGGTGCTGGTGGTGGCCTGGGCAATAAATGACACCTGGAGAAAATGGGATAGCATGTTGTTGGAAGCCCAATACCAAGCTAGCAGCCTTTTATCACTCGCTCAGGTCAGCCTCTGAGCTCAAACTGCAGCAGGGGCCACCACCACCTGCAGCGATGGGAATATAAGGCAGTGACCTCAGCTCCTGTAGTGACAAAGCCTGCTGAAGCTGCATCAAACAGGTACAAAAACACACCCACAGGTAAACATTATCCCTAATACAAAACAATTCCCCAACAGTAACACTTCCCATTTAAAGCAGCAAAGAGATTTAAAGCACTTTGTAGCAGCTGGCTGCTCTTCTCATCCCTCACCGTGTCCGTCTTCTTGTTAGCTATGTCAATGAGGATTCCgagggaggagaagcagggCAACGCAACTGCACCTTGCAATTTTTAAGGTGCAAGAGCGTGTCTGCTCAGACACCTTGAAAATCTCCGTACAGTCAGCTAtctcagcacttttttttcaaatcttttggtatttttttcatcttcagagcAGCTTTCTTTGTATTCTGCAGGTGTGAAGATGAAGGAAAATTCCTTGTTCCTGGGGCAAGTTTCTCCAACTCGGCTTCGATCAAGGAAGTTTACAACTTCTGTTAATGCCATCCTCTTTCCTTGCAAGAATTTCGGGTTGAGCAAGGAAACCACACTCACACCATGAGGCATCTGTAGTTCAGCTTTGTTCTAACATCCAGAATTACAAGCTTTCACATCTGCTTTGCAAGTACCTAATAAGAAAGAgtataagaaaaacaaaacagattcaTTACTCAAGGTtattgctgaaaacaaaagcatgagGCAAGCGCTGACCTCAATAAAAGTTATGAGTAAAAGTGTTTCAGCACGGCCAGCAAACCTGGAAGCAGTGTCTGTCTTCCTGCAGcagttttaaaacaatgaagatTAAAGGAATcaaaaagcagactgaaaacTGGTGAAATGGCCTGAAATGAATTCATTCCTCTTTATCCACAGAACAGGAGTGTCATGGAAAGCAGCAACAACAGCTTTCCTCCTAGCGATCCTCAACACCAGGGTGGAGAGATCGCTTCTACAGTTAAGAGGCAGTTCTGTCTCCGCTGCCTGTTCACTTGTCAGTGTCTCTCTCAGGGCTCCTCAAGAGCAAAGTATGACTGTTGCTCTCAGTTGTTTATGGCTACCATGGCCTGTTGACTGGGAATAGAAGTGAAAAGCCAGAGTAAAGCTGCCTGAGAAAGTCTGCAGTGGAATGAAGACATTGATTAGAGAATGTTTGAATGATACCTGCATTGTGTATATTGCCAAAGACCTCTAGTCTTCTAATGGACTggtttccttttctgctctcttcagattctccttttctttactgttaTAAAAAGGATTGGggcaaggggaaagaaaagaagcccAAATCAGCATCAGATATCCTGAGCAGAAAAGTCACATTCCAAGTAACATACGGCATACATAAGATACAAGGAGAAGCTTTATGACAAGACGCTAAGAGTGCTACGTGCTTGGTGACCAGTGTCAGGTTCATGGAGGAAAGAACAGAGCCATCATGTGtaaaccaccaccaccgccaCAACTAGGTCCTTCTGAGAAGCCTCTGTGAAGGGTAAGAGCAAAATGAGGTCTCCAGAGCTCTCATTCATCCTGGCGTTCTGCTCTTACTGCAAATAAACATTCAATAATTGCTAATTGTGCTGGCCGTTTTGCATTGTAGACT
The Cuculus canorus isolate bCucCan1 chromosome 23, bCucCan1.pri, whole genome shotgun sequence DNA segment above includes these coding regions:
- the MPZL3 gene encoding myelin protein zero-like protein 3 yields the protein MRRGGAGGDGGGSLSLLLLHSQRVLVLLLLGVCNVLSLEIKASAKVRAYIGEQASLKCSFTSSLPISERLTVDWTYRPLTGGQMETVFHYQSVPYPTTVGKFKDRISWVGNIAKGDASIAIQSPVLSDNGTFICSVKNPPDVYHNIPQTTLIVTERGFSFQLTSATLLSIVVFLPSVIVVIVLLVRMRRKFGVLKEKKKSGCKKSSIEVSDEPEQTGAGNCLGRLREWCLNCVDTDEEDLY